Part of the Bacteriovorax stolpii genome, AGGAGCATCTGGTGGAACTTGAGCTGCTCGAAGATGTCTCGATCTTTTGTTTTTCTTTTTTAAGCGAAGCGAGAGTTTTTCTTCTTTATAAATTCTCTCTGTTCTCTTGTGGTTTACGACAAGATCTTCTCTTTTAGCTATCTCATGTAAAGTTCTTAGGCCAAAGCCTGGATGCTTGTCTGCAAGCTCTTTTAAACGGTTTCTAAGCTTGATTTCTCCAGCGTCTTCAACTTTTCTGTAATAGAAAGTTGCTTTTTGTAAATTAAGGATTCTGCAGGCCCTAGAGCAGCTCATCCTATAGCTGTCTCTTATGTAATTTACCATTGTCCGCTTTAATTTAGGGCCTACCACTTTTTTGAATTGATATCCTTCAAAATCAGATTATCAAGAGAGAGATTGGCCACAAGACGTTTAAGTTTGGCGTTCTCAGCTTCAAGCTCTTTCATCTTTTTAAGCTCGGCCACTTCAACGCCGTTGTATTTTCTTTTCCAAGCATAAAAAGTGGCGTTCGTAATTCCATGTTTTCTACAAACTTCCAGAACCGTTGAAGTACCTGACTGCGCTTCTTTGAGAATGGCGACGA contains:
- a CDS encoding transposase; translated protein: MKKSKFSEEKIVAILKEAQSGTSTVLEVCRKHGITNATFYAWKRKYNGVEVAELKKMKELEAENAKLKRLVANLSLDNLILKDINSKKW